From a region of the Lactuca sativa cultivar Salinas chromosome 4, Lsat_Salinas_v11, whole genome shotgun sequence genome:
- the LOC111894473 gene encoding ethylene-responsive transcription factor ERF118 encodes MVEMADSRKQENVCNKKPRKKGKIIEQNNNNPMRTIRIICHDPYMTESSDDEEDEPNKKLYGSKAIVREIKIPVAVTAVGEMKSPVTEGSCHGSNNNSNGEGKGKRVLTKTPSQPQITSGLKYRGVRQRKWGKWAAEIRDPFKGRRVWLGTYNTAEEASKAYEIKKLEFETMAEALKIQNQNNNEKNKKPLIVIPSDHQKQSVSEDSGGATPHASPSSVLEVESSSPSKPIKNNVKEIETLATTTTTTTTTIDEDHFNVKPMEMEMEMFTEPFDEAMLLADIGKDLDIEAHFLGEILTPTPIDCFEDIPIYGYDDIDSTTLPCDYFDDLNIEEHWMNTYNIDDPLTG; translated from the coding sequence ATGGTGGAAATGGCGGATAGTAGAAAGCAAGAGAATGTTTGCAACAAGAAACCCAGAAAGAAAGGAAAGATAATCGAACAAAATAACAACAATCCGATGAGAACTATTCGGATCATATGTCACGATCCTTACATGACTGAGTCTTCCGATGATGAAGAAGACGAGCCTAACAAAAAACTCTACGGGTCTAAAGCTATTGTTCGGGAAATCAAGATTCCGGTGGCTGTAACTGCTGTTGGTGAAATGAAATCTCCGGTGACTGAAGGATCTTGTCATGGTAGCAACAACAACAGCAATGGTGAAGGAAAAGGGAAAAGggttttgaccaaaaccccaagtcAACCCCAGATCACTTCCGGTTTGAAATACAGAGGTGTCCGGCAACGGAAATGGGGGAAATGGGCGGCGGAGATCCGGGATCCGTTCAAGGGCCGGCGAGTCTGGCTTGGTACTTACAATACTGCAGAAGAAGCTTCAAAAGCTTATGAAATCAAAAAGCTCGAGTTTGAAACAATGGCAGAAGCTTTAAAGATCCAAAATCAAAACAACAATGAAAAAAACAAGAAACCATTGATTGTCATCCCTTCCGATCATCAAAAACAGTCTGTTTCAGAAGATTCCGGTGGTGCTACACCACATGCATCACCTTCTTCTGTTCTTGAAGTCGAATCTTCCTCTCCTTCCAAACCCATTAAAAACAATGTTAAAGAGATTGAAACGTtggccaccactaccaccaccaccaccaccaccattgatGAAGATCATTTCAATGTCAAGCCAATGGAGATGGAGATGGAGATGTTTACTGAACCATTTGATGAAGCTATGTTATTGGCTGACATCGGAAAAGATTTGGATATCGAGGCACATtttcttggagaaatccttacaCCAACACCAATTGATTGTTTTGAAGATATTCCTATTTATGGGTATGATGATATAGATTCTACAACTTTACCATGTGATTATTTTGATGACTTGAACATTGAAGAACATTGGATGAACACATACAACATCGACGACCCGTTGACCGGATAG